One Pyrus communis chromosome 4, drPyrComm1.1, whole genome shotgun sequence genomic region harbors:
- the LOC137732204 gene encoding geraniol 8-hydroxylase-like, whose product MDFYCMGLCLLFFFWISIQSFNSLAKRSKCNRNSTRPVLPPGPKPFPIIGNLLELGNKPHLSLTKLSQIYGPVITLQLGQVTTVVVSSSTAAKEVLRTHDQFLCNRTVPSAVRACDMGEHNLAWIPASAKWRSLRKICNSQLFAVKVLDASKANRHKKVLELIADVNASKVKGKAVEIGRAAFSTTLNLLSRTIFSMDLADPRSETTKEFKETVWGLLEEAGKPNLGDYFPVLGKLDPQGIQRRMTNHFLKMERLFDQIIAQRLESRQAHDYVTRDDMLDTLLSISEVNCEEMDKNKMEHLFLVIFAAGTDTTSSTLEWAMAELLRNPKKLSKAQEELDQVIGKGKPVEESDIAGLPYLQAIIKETFRLHPAVPLLLPRKAEKDVEICGYIVPKGAQVFVNAWAIGRDPSIWDSPNSFEPERFLGSEIDVLGWNLELIPFGGGRRICPGQPLAMRMLHLMLGSLINSFDWKLEDGVVPETMDMEEKFGLTLQMAQPLRAVPN is encoded by the exons atggatttCTATTGTATGGGACTAtgtcttctctttttcttctggaTATCAATCCAATCTTTCAATTCATTAGCAAAAAGAAGCAAATGCAATCGCAATTCCACAAGGCCTGTTCTTCCACCGGGGCCAAAGCCATTTCCCATCATTGGAAATCTCTTAGAGCTTGGAAACaaaccccatctctctctcactaagcTCTCCCAAATCTATGGCCCCGTAATCACTTTGCAACTCGGCCAAGTAACAACCGTGGTCGTTTCTTCATCAACCGCGGCGAAAGAAGTTCTACGAACGCACGACCAATTCTTATGCAATCGAACGGTCCCCAGTGCTGTTCGAGCCTGCGACATGGGAGAGCACAACTTGGCCTGGATACCGGCTTCAGCCAAATGGAGAAGCCTCCGAAAAATATGCAACTCCCAATTGTTCGCAGTAAAAGTTCTCGACGCAAGCAAAGCCAACCGGCACAAAAAAGTCCTGGAGCTCATAGCTGATGTCAATGCCAGTAAGGTAAAGGGCAAGGCAGTGGAGATTGGCAGGGCTGCTTTTAGTACGACACTGAATTTGTTATCGCGTACGATATTCTCTATGGATTTAGCAGATCCGAGGAGTGAGACAACTAAAGAGTTTAAGGAGACTGTGTGGGGTTTGTTGGAGGAGGCCGGGAAGCCAAACTTGGGGGACTACTTTCCTGTGCTTGGAAAACTTGACCCCCAAGGCATTCAGCGGCGGATGACTAATCACTTCCTCAAGATGGAACGACTCTTCGACCAAATCATTGCGCAAAGGTTGGAATCGAGGCAAGCTCATGATTATGTCACAAGGGATGACATGTTGGATACCCTTTTAAGCATCAGTGAAGTGAATTGTGAGGAAATGGACAAGAACAAAATGGAACACCTGTTTCTG GTTATATTTGCTGCGGGCACAGATACAACTTCATCTACACTGGAATGGGCAATGGCTGAGCTACTACGCAACCCGAAAAAACTATCGAAAGCTCAAGAAGAGCTGGATCAAGTCATTGGCAAAGGAAAACCAGTTGAAGAATCAGACATAGCTGGACTCCCTTACTTACAAGCAATAATCAAAGAAACCTTCCGGTTGCACCCAGCAGTGCCGTTACTACTACCTCGAAAGGCCGAAAAAGATGTAGAGATCTGCGGGTACATTGTACCAAAGGGTGCACAAGTGTTTGTCAATGCATGGGCCATAGGCAGAGACCCTAGCATTTGGGACAGTCCCAACTCATTTGAGCCGGAGAGGTTCTTGGGGTCGGAAATTGATGTTTTAGGCTGGAATCTCGAGCTTATTCCTTTTGGTGGTGGGAGGAGAATATGTCCTGGGCAGCCGTTGGCAATGCGGATGTTACACTTGATGCTGGGGTCACTTATTAACTCATTTGATTGGAAGCTTGAAGATGGAGTTGTACCTGAGACCATGGACATGGAGGAGAAGTTTGGGCTTACCTTACAGATGGCTCAACCTCTAAGAGCTGTTCCCAACTAA
- the LOC137732578 gene encoding U-box domain-containing protein 6-like translates to MDITEVEESLFAASDAKLHGELCKALSAIYCKIMSIFPSLEAARPRSKSGIQALCSLHVALEKSKNVLQHCAECSKLYLAITGDSVLSKFERARCALMDSLRRVEDIVPQSIGCQIEDIVSELEGTVFSLDPLEKQVGDEIIALLQQGKKFDNCNDNNELESFHQAATKLGITSSRAALTERRALKKIIQRARAEEDKRKESIVAYILHLMRKYSKLFRSEISDDNDSQGSAPCSPTVQGSIEDAGPGGNGQAFDRQMSNFSSFNFKSSFSSKPNNRKSGQIPLPPEELRCPISLQLMYDPVIIASGQTYERICIEKWFSDGHNTCPKTQQKLSHLSLTPNYCVKGLIANWCEQNAISVPDGPPESLDLNYWRLAFVCESTDSKCMGSIGSCKLKGVKVVPLEESHTIKEDVGNETEDVSPLEEESELDVFESYQDLLTALNEEEDFRKRCKVVEQIRLLLKNDEEARMYMGANGYVEALLHFLSSALREASSLAQESGAMALFNLAVNNNRNKETMLASGVISLLEEMISNPSSQGPATALYLNLSCLDEAKPIIGTSPAVSFLTQLLRADVETQCKLDALHALYNLSGVESNIPKLISAGIISGLQSLLADSGDQMWTEKCIAVLINLGSSSSARDEMMSNSSLISALATILEAEQPIEQEQAVSCLYMLCNGSEKCSQMVLKEGVIPALVSISVNGTSRGKEKAQKLLMLFREQRQRDQATPEPEVHLSVENSDKPMSVPEPKPLCKSFSRRKMSKPFRFLWKSKSYSVYQC, encoded by the exons TTGCACGGAGAGTTGTGCAAGGCACTCTCTGCAATTTATTGCAAAATAATGTCAATATTTCCTTCTTTGGAAGCAGCGCGACCTAGGAGCAAGTCTGGTATCCAAGCTTTATGTTCATTGCATGTAGCACTTGAAAAATCTAAGAATGTTCTTCAGCATTGCGCAGAATGTAGTAAACTTTACTTG GCTATAACTGGGGATTCTGTGCTCTCAAAATTTGAAAGGGCAAGATGTGCTCTCATGGATAGTCTTAGACGTGTTGAAGACATTGTTCCACAATCTATTGGTTGTCAG ATTGAAGACATTGTTAGTGAACTTGAGGGTACTGTGTTCTCACTTGATCCCTTAGAGAAGCAAGTCGGTGATGAAATAATTGCGCTACTCCAGCAAGGGAAAAAGTTCGACAACTGTAATGACAATAATGAGCTGGAATCTTTTCATCAGGCTGCTACCAAACTTGGTATTACCTCTTCCAGGGCAGCTCTTACTGAGAGAAGAGCTTTAAAGAAAATCATCCAAAGAGCCCGTGCTGAGGAAGATAAGCGGAAAGAGTCAATTGTAGCTTATATATTACATCTTATGCGAAAATACTCTAAGCTGTTTAGAAGTGAAATCTCAGATGACAATGATTCACAAGGTTCTGCACCTTGTTCTCCCACTGTACAGGGTTCTATTGAGGATGCTGGGCCCGGTGGCAATggtcaagcatttgatcgacaaatgtcaaattttagttCTTTTAATTTCAAAAGTTCTTTTAGTTCCAAGCCAAACAATCGGAAATCAGGTCAGATACCTCTTCCACCTGAAGAATTGAGGTGTCCGATATCGTTGCAACTTATGTATGATCCGGTCATCATCGCTTCTGGTCAGACATATGAAAGGATTTGCATTGAGAAATGGTTCAGTGATGGGCACAATACATGCCCAAAGACTCAACAGAAGCTGTCTCATCTTTCTTTAACCCCCAATTATTGTGTAAAAGGTCTCATTGCTAATTGGTGTGAACAGAATGCAATTTCTGTTCCAGATGGTCCCCCAGAGTCTCTGGACCTCAACTATTGGAGGCTTGCATTTGTGTGTGAGTCCACTGATTCAAAATGTATGGGTAGTATTGGCTCTTGCAAGTTGAAGGGTGTCAAGGTGGTTCCTTTAGAGGAGAGTCATACTATAAAGGAGGATGTTGGAAATGAAACAGAAGATGTGTCTCCATTAGAGGAAGAGTCTGAGCTTGATGTTTTTGAAAGTTATCAGGATCTTTTAACTGCCTTGAATGAAGAGGAAGACTTCAGGAAGAGGTGCAAGGTAGTGGAGCAAATAAGGCTCTTGCTGAAGAATGATGAGGAAGCCAGAATGTATATGGGTGCTAATGGATATGTTGAAGCACTTCTACATTTTCTGAGCTCAGCTTTGCGTGAAGCAAGTTCTTTGGCTCAGGAAAGTGGAGCCATGGCTCTCTTCAATCTTGCTGTTAACAATAACAG aAACAAGGAAACGATGTTAGCATCAGGGGTAATTTCGTTGCTGGAGGAAATGATCTCCAATCCCAGTTCTCAAGGACCTGCGACAGCCCTCTATCTGAATCTCTCCTGCCTTGATGAAGCCAAGCCTATTATTGGAACAAGCCCGGCTGTCTCTTTCTTAACCCAGCTCCTTCGAGCAGATGTTGAAACCCAATGCAAACTTGATGCCCTCCATGCCCTGTACAATCTATCGGGTGTTGAGTCAAATATACCGAAACTTATTTCAGCTGGTATTATCAGTGGTCTCCAATCCCTTCTTGCGGACTCTGGTGACCAAATGTGGACAGAAAAATGTATAGCTGTTTTGATAAACTTGGGATCCAGTAGTTCTGCCAGAGATGAAATGATGTCGAATTCGAGTCTTATCAGTGCCCTAGCAACAATTTTGGAGGCTGAACAACCCATTGAGCAGGAGCAAGCTGTCTCATGTCTGTATATGTTGTGTAACGGGAGCGAGAAATGCAGTCAGATGGTCCTCAAGGAAGGGGTGATTCCGGCATTGGTGTCTATTTCCGTCAATGGCACATCAAGAGGAAAAGAGAAGGCTCAGAAGCTGTTAATGCTGTTCCGTGAGCAGAGACAAAGAGACCAAGCAACTCCTGAGCCGGAGGTGCATCTGTCGGTCGAAAATAGCGACAAGCCCATGTCTGTTCCGGAACCAAAGCCGCTATGCAAATCCTTCTCAAGAAGAAAGATGAGCAAACCATTTAGGTTTTTGTGGAAGAGCAAAAGCTATTCTGTTTACCAGTGTTAA